A part of Candidatus Atribacteria bacterium genomic DNA contains:
- a CDS encoding DUF3084 domain-containing protein, which produces MYSLILVLTLIIISGLIAFVGDWVGLKIGKKRVTIFKLRPHYTAIFITVVSGILIAIITITILTISSNDVRTALFGMEELKGKLFNLSREVELRNEQLSSTKEDLKEKTTQLQEMEEKYQKLTEDIKNKTSQLEELSKIKEDLIVEKSKLDKEVEELNATIKALYSGITWVREGEVIFGSDEQIALTLIQGQRSIEGIRKDLIEFLNDASDKVLAMGAKKDERSNQVFIISQEEFEDMIQKIHNSDQEMIIRLLSSINVIKGEPIVAHFNILENKLLFKLDEEIISEEIENSKSYSEVEKKLLSILRQVNIIAVKEGIIPDPKTSFIGTISAINLYDAVRTIVESDTKMKVTVISIYDTWRTGPLRVRMETEPISSPKTLPSG; this is translated from the coding sequence ATGTACAGTTTAATTTTAGTATTAACCCTTATCATTATCAGTGGATTAATTGCCTTTGTTGGCGATTGGGTAGGCCTTAAAATAGGCAAAAAAAGAGTAACCATCTTTAAATTACGTCCCCACTATACGGCAATATTTATTACTGTAGTCAGTGGTATTTTAATCGCTATTATTACCATTACCATTCTTACAATTTCTTCCAATGACGTAAGAACTGCCTTATTTGGGATGGAAGAGTTAAAAGGAAAGCTTTTCAATTTATCGCGAGAAGTAGAATTAAGAAATGAACAATTATCCTCAACCAAAGAAGACCTAAAGGAAAAAACTACTCAACTACAAGAAATGGAAGAAAAATACCAGAAATTAACCGAAGATATAAAAAATAAAACCAGCCAACTGGAAGAGTTGTCGAAAATAAAAGAGGATCTAATCGTAGAGAAAAGTAAGCTGGATAAGGAAGTGGAAGAGTTAAATGCTACCATAAAAGCTCTTTACTCCGGAATTACCTGGGTTAGAGAAGGAGAAGTAATCTTTGGTTCGGACGAACAGATTGCATTAACTCTTATTCAAGGTCAAAGATCGATTGAGGGAATTAGAAAAGACTTAATTGAATTTTTAAACGATGCATCTGATAAAGTACTTGCTATGGGAGCCAAAAAAGACGAGAGAAGCAATCAGGTATTTATTATTTCCCAGGAAGAATTTGAAGATATGATCCAGAAGATTCATAATAGCGATCAAGAGATGATAATAAGACTTTTATCTTCGATAAACGTGATCAAAGGGGAACCGATAGTGGCACATTTTAACATCTTAGAGAACAAATTACTTTTTAAATTAGATGAAGAAATTATTTCCGAGGAAATTGAAAATTCAAAAAGTTATAGTGAGGTAGAAAAGAAGCTTTTATCTATTCTTAGACAAGTGAATATTATTGCCGTGAAAGAGGGAATAATTCCTGACCCTAAAACGAGTTTTATAGGAACTATATCTGCGATTAATTTATATGATGCAGTTAGAACTATAGTAGAATCGGATACAAAAATGAAAGTCACGGTAATCTCAATTTATGATACCTGGAGAACAGGACCCCTAAGAGTGAGAATGGAAACTGAACCCATTTCTTCTCCGAAAACCTTACCCTCTGGCTGA